One Aegilops tauschii subsp. strangulata cultivar AL8/78 chromosome 2, Aet v6.0, whole genome shotgun sequence genomic window, TGTGTGCGTGTGGGGAGGAGCAGCCATGGTGGGGTGGAGAAGGTGCGGTTGGCGAGGAGGTGATGGTGAGGAGGAGCAGTAGCTGTGTAGGAGGAGGTGGTGAGGAGGAGGTGCGGCTTGGGGGTTATTCGGTGTTGAACCTCCGGTTGTCGAgggggcggcggtggcgttgtCGTTGTCCGGTGGTGCAAGTACTCCGCGAGCTGGATGGTGCTGCTTAGTTGAAGAGAGAGGAGCAAGCGGGGACACGCGCGTTGAAGGTATAACAATGTCCTCACAAAAAAATTGAGTTGTACAGTTTAGTTATTTTAGATAAGTCATGTATGCAAAATTGTAGTGTTAAATTGTCTGTCGTGGCATTTGAGCTGATAGTTAGTGCAGTGGGTAATAATTTTATTCATTCTTATTAATGAGAAGATGGCAATGTTTGACAGGTGAAAATGTCTGAATCAGTAAATTTGACTGTTTACTATGGCCCTAGTAATGTTTGATATAATGAGTTGGGGGTTGATCTTAGCGAGTTTAAAAATGGCGTCATGACACTTTCAGACCCGGGCAGACTGGACATTAGACAGTTGAAGTACTGGTTGACTACTAGTTTTGGGCTGGATCCTGAAGTATGTTCTGTCAGTATTCATGCATTGTGGACCAAATCCTATAAAAATGTCAAGTGGGAGTTGATGTCGACAGATAGGAGCCAGCATTGGTTGACCCTGTTAAGTCGTTGTCGAGACCGAAGAATCCACCCATATGCCCTAGTGCAGCCTGTGCCGAAGGAGGAGAATACCGTACAATTGCACGTGGGGTATGAACCTGGCCAGGGGAGTCAAGTGGCTAACGAGATAGATTTATCCGGGTCACAGCCTCCAGATGTGGATGCTAGCCAACCCGAGAAAGAGTCAGACTACGTGCCACACAACATTTGTGGTCAGGATACTGGGCATAGTAGTCAGTCAATAATATTATTGATTCTGGTTTTGCTGATGGGGATGAGGAAGGAGAGGAAATGCAGAGGGTgatggaggaagaggaagaggacgaggatGGATTTATGGAGGATCTGGATTCTGAAAATTCCGAGGATGAAGTGGAGGTACCCATTCCTTCTGCATGGGATCAGGACATATCAACCGGCCTTAAGATCAACGATGGTCATGAGACTCCATGGCAGTATAATATGGACCAAGTCCAGATAGGGGCTATGTATGATACGAAGAAAAAATTGAAGTATGCGGTGATAAAGTGGGCTATGTCTACGCAGAGGGTTTTGCAGACACACATATCAAGTCCAACAAACTACACCGTGAAGTGTGTTGAAAAAGGTTGTCCTGGGAAGGTCCACGGGCACGTGCCGAAGTATGAAATCCACTGGGTTGTCACTGATGTCGTCCCACATAATTGTGTGAGGAAAAACCTTCTGGTGGATCGTCCAAACCTGACTTCAACTCTCATTGCGCAACTCATGTATATTGAcatagtggagaagaaagatatGGAAGCAAAACACATCCAGACAGCAGTGAAGGTCAGATGGAATTATAACATTCCTTATGGGAAGGCTTGGAGGGCTAAACAGAAGGCTATGGAGGAAAGTTTTGGGACCTTCTTCGACTCATATGATAATGTTGTCCGTCTCCTGGACGTACTGAAGGAGAGGAATCCCGGCACTTATGTTAACGTACAACACACAAGGTTGCTGAGTATACCAGGTTTCAAGGTGCTGAAACGGGTATTCTTCTCTTTCGCTATGTGCATCGAAGCTTTCCGGCATTGTCCTCCTGTGATGTTTGTGGATGGTACATTCTTGACTGGTCAGTACAAAGGGCAAATCCTGACTGCCATTGGTGTGGATGGGAACAATCAAATCATCCCACTTGCCATGGCATTTGTGGAGGGTGAGAACTTTCCGAGCTGGGTATGGTTCTTCCGGCAAGTGAAAATTGCCATCGTGAAGGACCGACCAAACATGTGTGTCATTCCTGATAGGCATGCTGGTATATTAAAGGCTGTGAAGACACTAAGGAATCCAACAGTAGATGAACCAACACCTTGGAAGGATTTGCAGAGCCGGTGGTGCATGCGCCATCTTGGGGCTAAATTTTTCTCACAGTTCAAGAACAAGCGGTTGATGAACTTGTTTAAAAAATTATGCAAGCAGAACCAGGAGCGTAAATACCAATTTATTTGGTCAAAACTTGATGAGTTTACTAAGAAGCAGGTCCGTGCCAGAAATGGAAAAAGATCAGCAACAATTAGCAACACTCATGGCGGAGCTAGAGGAGCCAGTTTGTCTTTGTGACTTGCTAGCAATTGACCCTCCTAATACTATGATAAAGAAGGGGAGGGCAATAAAGGATTTTTCAGAGTGGATAGAGAAAGAGCCTCCCGTGAATTGGTCTTTGCTGCATGACACCCATGGAGCTAGGTATGGCCACATGACAACCAACCTTGCAGAGGTGTATAACTTTGTACTCAGAGGGAATAGAGCATTGCCACTCATAGCTATTGAGGAGGCTGTATTCCATGGCACTTTTGAGATATTTCAGAGACCTGCACGAGTTAGCAAAGAAGCATATTATAGATAATCAGAACACACCTTACTGTAGCCGTGTCATGGAGTACATGGCAAAGAAGATAGAGAAAGCAAAGAAGCACACTGTGAGACTAGTAGGTAATCAGGAAAGGAGGTATGAGGTTCAGCTACCTACCGATGGTTTTGGTTCTGCCAATGAGGTGAAGACGCATGAGGTAAAAATTGGAACAAAATTTTATCCAACATGTGAGTGTACATGCAACAAACCAAAGTTGTTGCACCTACCTTGCTCACATGTGTTGGCTGCCTGTGGCCAGATTGAGTTGGACACCATCTCATTTGTGTCCCCATACTACTCAAAAGAGGTTGTACTCAACACATGGACCAGTGAGATGACAGGGTTTAGAGTCGTTGGCAATTTTAACAAGGTTAACGACGATGAGAGAGTATACATCCTGGATCCAGAACTTCGGCAAACAAGCAGGGGTCGACGTAAGGCCCGTCGAATCCGAAATGATATGGACCAATCTGAAGCTGGTGGAGCCATCAGACAATGTTTGCTATGCGCGGCTTATGGGCATAGGATGAAATATTGTCCAGACCTGAACAAAGACGGTGCTTCCACATCGACAAGTGCTTCCACATCCACGACTGCAACAACAGGAGCAAGAGGCGGACGTGGACGTGGCAGTTGAGGCCGAAGGGGAGGACGAGGAAGAAATAACTCACAAGCTATATAATGTGGCGGACAATGTATTAATTTATAATGTGGTGGACTATGTTTTAGTTTATAATGTCGTCTAGACTATGTTTTACTTTGTATGTCTGAACTATGTTTTACTTTGTATGTCTGATCTATGTTTTAATTTATAATGTCGTCTGGACTATGTTTTACTTTGTATGTCTGAACTATGTATTAATTTGTAATGTCGTCTGGACTATGTTTTGATTGCAGATATGTCTTTGTATCTGTTGCTTAATGGTACAATTGATAGAGGTCACCGGGCTGCACTTATGCAAGCGGACAAGAACTTAGACGTTTCGGTCACTCGCACCCCAAAGACTAACTGGATGATACACCCTTCATGGGTTGATAGGTATTGATACATATAATGCCTTACATGTTTGACATAGGTATTGAAACATATAATGACTTACTTTTCATGCTACATTTTGTTTGTTTTGTAGGTTAAGTTGGGCTGGACTTCTACCCTTGGCACGGCTGGTTGAGGGTACGTTGGAAGAGTGGGTTGACCATCCGAACTTGGATGAGGAAGGTGAACCAATGCAGTTGAAAAAGAGGCAAGTGAAATGATTCTCCTACGACAGGTCACTCCTTACCTGGTTAGTAGATAGATGGAGACCAAAGACACATACCTTTCACTTTCCCTAGGGAGAGATGGCGGCTACTTTACAGGATGTCTCCTACTTGTTGGGATTACCTTTGGCCGGTGATGGCATAGGTTCTTTAGAGGCAGAACCTGGCTGGCTTGCAAATATGCAGGCCCGTTTTCTAGCTGCGGTGCCAACTACTACGGGCTTAGACGATGATCCTCACGAGCCACGTTTTAGGTGGTTGAGCCAGTTCAGGTAACCTTCATGGCCACATGACTATGTTTTTTTTTAGTTACCAATAGTACATCGTTCACACAATCGTGTGTCTTCTATGTAGATTGCTCATTAGGATGCAGTAGATTTGTCAGACGCACAGATTGATCGATCCCTAGAGGCATATATTCTTTGTTGTCGGCAAGACGATGTTCACGGAGAACCACGTGACCATTGTTGATGCACGACTCATCGGTATTGCACGAGATATAGCTGACGCACATTGCCCTGGGGATATTGTGCAGAGGAGTTTTGGTTCTGTCGTGTTAACAGCTACGTACAGAGGCTTGTGCAAAGGTTGCTTGTTGAAGTCTAGAAAGTCAGGTCTGGTTGGATGTCCACTATTGTTGCAGCTCTGGTCATACGAGAGATTCCCTATTGGATGACCCTATGTCTACATTGACACACCGTTTGGGTTGGAGGAGATAACAGGGGCTTACGTGCCTGCTATCGGCGACTTGCCTACTATGGTATTTGTTTGGGCACGGAGAGAGGTACTTTTAAATTATGTAATTCTTTCAATTATTTTTGCCATGCAATAGTATTACTAATGTAAATTTGTTGTCATGTACAGAGACAGTTTGCACATACCCAGGTGAGGGGCTACTACCCGTCCTTCACGGTGCAGTTTGATAGTTTGCACGAGGATCAAGTTATCTGGGAGCCCTACTCGTATCAGACTATAACATCCAGGTATCCAGTTGGGATATCTGCCTTATGCACTAGAGATCGGCACTACTGGATGACCAAGGCCAAGTTGGTGTTCGACGTGATGGTAGAGGAGATGGCTCTCATAGGGTGATGAGACAGTTTGGTCTATGTCAAGAGCCTGCAATTCCAGATATTCCGCGGATACCAGACCACGTACACAAGTAAGTAATAATATTAAAGTTGTTAGCACCACATTCAGAATATATCTAACCATGAAACACGCATGTCAATCTCAGGTACAGTCGCGTAGGAGGAAACAAGTCCATGGTTGTTTGGCT contains:
- the LOC109750743 gene encoding uncharacterized protein gives rise to the protein MQRVMEEEEEDEDGFMEDLDSENSEDEVEVPIPSAWDQDISTGLKINDGHETPWQYNMDQVQIGAMYDTKKKLKYAVIKWAMSTQRVLQTHISSPTNYTVKCVEKGCPGKVHGHVPKYEIHWVVTDVVPHNCVRKNLLVDRPNLTSTLIAQLMYIDIVEKKDMEAKHIQTAVKVRWNYNIPYGKAWRAKQKAMEESFGTFFDSYDNVVRLLDVLKERNPGTYVNVQHTRLLSIPGFKVLKRVFFSFAMCIEAFRHCPPVMFVDGTFLTGQYKGQILTAIGVDGNNQIIPLAMAFVEGENFPSWVWFFRQVKIAIVKDRPNMCVIPDRHAGILKAVKTLRNPTVDEPTPWKDLQSRWCMRHLGAKFFSQFKNKRLMNLFKKLCKQNQERKYQFIWSKLDEFTKKQVRARNGKRSATISNTHGGARGASLSL